One segment of Bradyrhizobium sp. WD16 DNA contains the following:
- a CDS encoding DUF3024 domain-containing protein, producing MTAVFAIQSRPAIAAHPNELDRKRIERALRGRKRYRYVSPVVEAVTGGYRIESPCCSRNIDPDGGVIDVALMLHEPVAGAWKLFAKNHRNGTWTFHSKHPRLGSALDLLSEDPERCFWQ from the coding sequence ATGACCGCCGTGTTCGCGATCCAGAGCCGCCCGGCGATCGCGGCTCATCCCAACGAACTCGATCGCAAGCGGATCGAGCGAGCGCTGCGCGGCCGCAAGCGCTACCGCTACGTCTCGCCGGTGGTGGAGGCGGTGACCGGCGGCTATCGCATCGAGAGCCCATGCTGCTCGCGCAACATCGATCCCGACGGCGGCGTGATCGATGTCGCCTTGATGCTGCATGAACCGGTCGCGGGCGCATGGAAGCTGTTCGCCAAGAACCATCGCAACGGCACCTGGACGTTTCATTCGAAGCATCCGCGGCTGGGGTCTGCGCTCGATCTCCTCAGCGAGGATCCGGAGCG
- a CDS encoding nitrogen fixation protein NifZ: MFEPRLPKYQWGQRVKALIDLRNDGSFPDAEMEALLVNTGDAGEIVQVGTHTEANLPIYLVEFGERLVVGCLEEEIEPL; encoded by the coding sequence ATGTTCGAACCGCGACTGCCGAAATATCAGTGGGGCCAGCGCGTCAAGGCGCTGATCGACCTGCGCAACGACGGCTCCTTTCCGGACGCGGAGATGGAGGCCCTGCTGGTGAACACCGGTGATGCCGGTGAGATCGTCCAGGTCGGCACCCATACCGAGGCCAACCTGCCGATCTATCTGGTGGAGTTCGGCGAACGCCTCGTCGTGGGCTGCCTCGAAGAAGAAATCGAGCCGCTGTAG
- a CDS encoding nitrogen fixation protein NifZ: MSKISRDSDVVELSDPPFFAYGEKVRAKRTIRNDGTYAGKEIGDILAKKGEEGYVVSIGTFLQQFYIYGIEFVDSGNRVGMKRKELEPVNVRDEADELPLPGMH, translated from the coding sequence ATGAGCAAGATCTCGCGCGACAGTGATGTGGTGGAGCTGAGCGATCCGCCGTTCTTCGCCTATGGCGAAAAGGTGCGGGCAAAGCGCACGATCCGCAACGACGGCACCTACGCCGGCAAGGAGATCGGCGACATCCTGGCGAAGAAGGGCGAGGAGGGCTACGTCGTCAGCATCGGCACCTTCCTGCAGCAGTTCTACATCTACGGCATCGAATTCGTCGACAGCGGCAACCGCGTCGGCATGAAGCGCAAGGAGCTCGAGCCGGTGAACGTCCGCGACGAGGCCGATGAACTGCCGCTGCCAGGGATGCATTGA
- a CDS encoding 4Fe4S-binding leucine-rich repeat protein: MTSDIDEALDWQGREIDCGSCAHAELRAASRCRLKHACVQDRYARRIDRFFNWNPDLANNYVGHPHFEVRAIAAKHASVFLLPPLLDDAEETVRWNAARRLPKRLIMRLRRDPHREVRIRIVSMIDDADLIPMMSDSDYYVRLVIARKIDPRLLGPLIEDVEPEVRRVVAQRAPRDWLLGMATDTAAGVRIEIAKRLAPDLLSRLRSDADWRVRYEVASRIALRELGPLADDEDELVRDMARGRLSGLAERSMERPR; encoded by the coding sequence ATGACGAGTGACATCGACGAGGCGCTGGACTGGCAGGGCCGCGAGATCGATTGCGGCTCCTGCGCCCATGCCGAGCTGCGCGCCGCGAGCCGATGCAGGCTCAAGCACGCCTGCGTCCAGGACCGCTATGCCCGGCGCATCGATCGATTCTTCAACTGGAATCCGGACCTCGCCAACAATTATGTCGGTCATCCGCATTTCGAGGTGCGGGCGATCGCCGCCAAGCATGCCAGCGTGTTCCTGCTGCCGCCGCTGCTCGACGATGCCGAGGAAACGGTGCGCTGGAACGCGGCCCGCCGCCTGCCGAAGCGGCTGATCATGCGGCTGCGCCGCGACCCGCACCGCGAGGTGCGCATCCGCATCGTCTCGATGATCGACGACGCCGACCTCATCCCGATGATGAGCGATTCCGATTATTACGTCCGCCTGGTGATCGCCCGGAAGATCGATCCGCGGCTGCTCGGGCCGCTGATCGAGGACGTCGAGCCGGAGGTCCGGCGGGTCGTGGCCCAGCGCGCTCCGCGGGACTGGCTGCTCGGCATGGCGACCGACACCGCGGCCGGCGTCCGCATCGAGATCGCCAAGCGGCTCGCGCCGGATCTCCTGTCTCGCCTGCGGTCCGATGCGGACTGGCGGGTGCGCTACGAAGTGGCGAGCCGGATCGCGCTGCGTGAACTCGGGCCACTCGCCGACGACGAGGACGAGCTCGTGCGCGACATGGCGCGCGGGCGATTGAGCGGCCTCGCTGAACGATCGATGGAGCGGCCCCGATGA
- a CDS encoding iron-sulfur cluster assembly accessory protein: MSFTITPAAERFIRLMVRADGGVGSGFRLAVSPGGCSGLNAEISICGEPVAGDAVVESNGIKLFLPAESRILLEGVTIDFRDTPAQTGLVFHDPKQASCSSHSALNA; the protein is encoded by the coding sequence ATGAGCTTCACCATCACGCCGGCGGCGGAACGCTTCATTCGCCTGATGGTCCGGGCCGACGGCGGCGTCGGCAGCGGCTTCCGTCTCGCGGTCAGTCCGGGCGGTTGCTCCGGGCTGAACGCCGAGATCAGCATCTGCGGCGAACCCGTTGCCGGCGACGCCGTGGTCGAGAGCAACGGCATCAAGCTGTTCCTGCCGGCCGAGAGCCGGATCCTGCTGGAAGGCGTGACCATCGATTTCAGGGACACGCCGGCCCAGACCGGCCTGGTGTTTCACGACCCCAAGCAGGCGAGCTGCTCCAGCCATTCGGCGCTGAACGCCTGA
- a CDS encoding YfhL family 4Fe-4S dicluster ferredoxin, whose product MTLKIISSQCTSCSACEPECPNVAISEKNGTFVIDPKKCTECIGHFDSPQCAAVCPVDNTCVIDPAFPRYQPPA is encoded by the coding sequence ATGACCTTGAAGATCATATCGTCGCAATGCACGAGCTGCTCGGCCTGCGAGCCGGAGTGCCCGAATGTGGCGATCAGCGAGAAGAACGGGACCTTCGTCATCGATCCCAAGAAGTGCACCGAATGCATCGGGCATTTCGACAGCCCGCAATGCGCTGCCGTCTGCCCGGTGGACAACACTTGCGTGATCGATCCGGCGTTCCCGCGCTACCAGCCGCCAGCCTGA
- the nifB gene encoding nitrogenase cofactor biosynthesis protein NifB: MSASAQPEAASGQGPNIADVMQTIAEHKGCGTSGGSGKASCGSGAGQGDLPTEIWEKVKNHPCYSEEAHHHYARMHVAVAPACNIQCNYCNRKYDCANESRPGVVSEKLTPEQAAKKVLAVASTIPQMTVLGIAGPGDPLANPEKTFKTFELIAKTAPDIKLCLSTNGLALPDHVDTIAGFNVDHVTITINMVDPEVGAKIYPWVFWKHKRYTGIEAAKLLTDRQLLGLEMLTERGILCKVNSVMIPGVNDQHLVEVNKAVKSRGAFLHNIMPLISAPEHGTVFGLTGQRGPTAQELKALQDSCEGEMNMMRHCRQCRADAVGLLGEDRSAEFTTDKIMAMEVNYDLDTRKAYQAKVEEERVAKVAAKQQELETLAGEMSDIKLLVAVATKGSGLINEHFGHAKEFQVYELSTAGAKFVGHRRVDLYCQGGYGDEDSLETVIRAINDCHAVFVAKIGGCPKADLLKAGIEPVDQFAHEFIEKSAISWFKAYLDKVNVGEIEHVERGDAEIRQGALITAA; this comes from the coding sequence ATGTCCGCATCAGCCCAGCCCGAAGCAGCCAGTGGTCAAGGTCCGAATATCGCGGACGTCATGCAAACCATCGCCGAGCACAAAGGCTGCGGCACGTCCGGCGGCAGCGGCAAGGCGAGCTGCGGCTCGGGCGCCGGCCAGGGCGACCTGCCGACCGAGATCTGGGAAAAGGTCAAGAACCATCCCTGCTACAGCGAGGAAGCGCACCATCACTATGCCCGCATGCATGTGGCGGTGGCGCCGGCCTGCAACATCCAGTGCAATTACTGCAACCGCAAATACGACTGCGCCAATGAATCCCGCCCCGGCGTCGTCAGCGAGAAGCTGACGCCGGAACAGGCGGCGAAGAAGGTGCTGGCGGTGGCCTCCACCATTCCGCAGATGACCGTGCTCGGCATCGCCGGCCCGGGCGACCCGCTCGCCAATCCGGAGAAGACCTTCAAGACCTTCGAGCTGATCGCCAAGACGGCGCCGGACATCAAGCTCTGCCTGTCGACCAACGGCCTCGCGCTGCCGGACCATGTCGACACCATCGCCGGCTTCAATGTCGATCACGTCACCATCACCATCAACATGGTCGACCCGGAGGTCGGCGCCAAGATCTATCCCTGGGTGTTCTGGAAGCACAAGCGCTACACCGGCATCGAGGCGGCCAAGCTCCTGACCGATCGCCAGCTCCTCGGCCTCGAGATGCTGACCGAGCGCGGCATCCTCTGCAAGGTCAACTCGGTGATGATCCCGGGGGTCAACGACCAGCACCTGGTCGAGGTCAACAAGGCGGTGAAGTCGCGCGGTGCGTTCCTGCACAACATCATGCCGCTGATCTCGGCGCCGGAGCATGGCACCGTGTTCGGCCTCACCGGCCAGCGCGGCCCGACGGCGCAGGAGCTCAAGGCGCTGCAGGATTCCTGTGAGGGCGAGATGAACATGATGCGGCACTGCCGCCAGTGCCGCGCCGACGCGGTCGGCCTGCTCGGCGAGGACCGCAGCGCCGAATTCACCACCGACAAGATCATGGCGATGGAAGTCAATTACGACCTCGACACCCGCAAGGCCTATCAGGCCAAGGTCGAGGAGGAGCGCGTTGCCAAGGTCGCCGCCAAGCAGCAGGAGCTCGAAACCCTTGCCGGCGAGATGAGCGACATCAAGCTCCTGGTCGCGGTCGCCACCAAGGGCTCGGGTCTGATCAACGAGCACTTCGGCCATGCCAAGGAATTCCAGGTCTATGAACTGTCCACCGCCGGCGCCAAGTTCGTCGGTCATCGTCGAGTCGACCTCTATTGCCAGGGCGGCTACGGCGACGAGGACAGCCTGGAGACCGTGATCCGCGCCATCAACGACTGCCACGCGGTATTCGTCGCCAAGATCGGCGGCTGCCCCAAGGCGGATCTGTTGAAGGCCGGTATCGAGCCGGTCGACCAGTTCGCCCACGAGTTCATCGAGAAGTCGGCAATCTCGTGGTTCAAGGCCTATCTGGACAAGGTCAATGTCGGCGAGATCGAGCATGTCGAGCGCGGCGATGCCGAGATCCGCCAGGGCGCCCTGATCACGGCGGCCTGA
- a CDS encoding SIR2 family protein has product MNAPVPHLEFLAAADAEAALAEIAAMLQAGSIIPYLGAGVAALAQAAVPTTPEALAAFFATKVALPKRAKGNAWASAQHIESYKHRSTVTALMAEAFSAPVPPTALHRHLAALPLPLIVDAWYDGAMRAALAGRGDWGEVQGISRAGIGEDRWYRFYDGSGTEADRAAASAWTTILYKPHGGVTPAKNFLISDADYVEVLTEIDIQTPIPDVIKDRRTNRGFVFLGCRFNDQMLRTYARQITKRSSTRHYVVLEPDALSRNELRFLAEQGLTPIAMSLPRAAEILAG; this is encoded by the coding sequence ATGAATGCTCCCGTTCCCCATCTCGAATTTCTCGCCGCGGCCGATGCCGAGGCTGCCCTGGCCGAGATCGCAGCGATGCTGCAGGCGGGCAGCATCATTCCTTATCTCGGCGCCGGCGTCGCCGCGTTGGCGCAGGCAGCCGTTCCGACCACGCCCGAGGCGTTGGCCGCCTTCTTCGCCACCAAGGTCGCGCTGCCCAAGCGCGCCAAGGGCAATGCCTGGGCCTCGGCCCAGCACATCGAGAGCTACAAGCATCGCTCCACCGTGACGGCATTGATGGCGGAAGCGTTCTCCGCCCCGGTGCCGCCGACAGCGCTGCATCGCCATCTCGCCGCGCTGCCGCTGCCCTTGATCGTGGACGCCTGGTATGACGGCGCCATGCGCGCGGCGCTGGCCGGCCGCGGCGACTGGGGCGAGGTCCAGGGCATCTCCCGCGCCGGCATCGGCGAAGACCGCTGGTATCGCTTCTATGACGGCTCCGGCACCGAGGCCGACCGTGCTGCGGCATCGGCCTGGACCACGATCCTCTACAAGCCTCATGGCGGCGTCACGCCGGCGAAGAATTTCCTGATCTCGGATGCAGACTATGTCGAGGTCCTCACCGAGATCGACATCCAGACGCCGATCCCCGACGTCATCAAGGACCGGCGCACCAATCGCGGCTTCGTCTTTCTCGGCTGTCGCTTCAACGACCAGATGCTGCGGACCTATGCCCGGCAGATCACCAAGCGGTCGTCGACCCGGCACTATGTCGTGCTCGAGCCAGATGCGCTGTCCAGGAACGAGCTGCGCTTCCTGGCCGAACAGGGGCTGACGCCCATCGCCATGTCGCTGCCCCGCGCCGCCGAGATTCTGGCGGGCTGA
- the nifT gene encoding putative nitrogen fixation protein NifT, with protein sequence MKIMIRRSPETGLSIYVPKKDLEEPIVESEHTTLWGGWIRIANGWTLDLPEMAADTTLPVTVNARKRGDSESE encoded by the coding sequence GTGAAGATCATGATCCGTCGCTCGCCGGAGACCGGCCTGTCGATCTATGTTCCGAAGAAGGATCTCGAGGAGCCGATCGTGGAATCCGAGCACACCACGCTGTGGGGCGGCTGGATCCGCATCGCCAACGGCTGGACGCTGGATCTTCCGGAAATGGCGGCCGACACCACGCTGCCGGTGACAGTCAATGCGCGCAAGCGCGGCGACAGCGAAAGCGAGTAG
- the nifS gene encoding cysteine desulfurase NifS has protein sequence MEPVYLDNNATTRTDPAVVAAMLPYFSDQFGNASSVHAFGHAVAPALREARRSLQQLLGAASEAEIVFTSGGTESDNAAILSALETQTGRDEIVVTAVEHPAVLTLVDHLESARGVKVHRIGVDGCGRLDVDAYARALGPRTAIASVMWANNETGTLFPVAELAERAHGAGALFHTDAVQAVGKVGVDLKATAIDMLSLSGHKLHGPKGIGALYLRKGTPFAPLVRGGPQERRRRGGTENVPGIVGLGKAAELAAAHLRDEATRVRSLRDSLENGIIAAVGHCVVLGDGDHRLPNTANVAFAHLDGEAILHHLTAAGVAASLGSACASGSMEPSHVLRAMQVAPQWLRGAIRFSLSRDNTSEEIGRVLEVVPSIVARVRASSPSWQAQIASDDPPGTNPSIANPPSTNPPSMEPAL, from the coding sequence GTGGAGCCGGTGTACCTCGACAACAATGCGACCACGCGGACCGATCCGGCCGTCGTCGCGGCGATGCTGCCGTATTTCTCCGACCAGTTCGGCAATGCATCCTCCGTCCATGCCTTCGGCCATGCGGTGGCGCCGGCCCTGCGCGAGGCGCGGCGCTCGCTGCAGCAGTTGCTCGGCGCCGCTTCGGAGGCCGAGATCGTCTTCACCTCGGGCGGCACCGAGTCCGACAATGCGGCAATTCTGTCGGCGCTTGAAACCCAGACCGGCCGCGACGAGATCGTGGTGACCGCGGTGGAGCATCCGGCGGTGCTCACGCTCGTCGACCATCTTGAAAGCGCCCGCGGCGTCAAGGTCCACCGCATCGGCGTCGACGGATGTGGCCGGCTCGACGTCGACGCCTATGCGCGGGCGCTCGGGCCGCGCACCGCCATCGCCTCGGTGATGTGGGCCAACAACGAGACCGGCACGCTGTTCCCGGTGGCCGAGCTCGCCGAGCGCGCCCATGGCGCCGGCGCGCTGTTTCACACCGACGCCGTTCAGGCGGTGGGCAAGGTCGGTGTCGATCTCAAGGCGACCGCCATCGACATGCTGTCGCTGTCGGGCCACAAGCTGCACGGACCCAAGGGCATCGGCGCGCTCTATCTGCGCAAGGGCACGCCGTTCGCGCCCCTGGTGCGCGGCGGGCCGCAGGAGCGCCGTCGCCGTGGCGGTACCGAAAACGTTCCCGGCATCGTCGGCCTCGGCAAGGCGGCGGAGCTGGCGGCGGCCCACCTTCGCGACGAGGCGACGCGGGTGCGCAGCCTGCGCGACAGCCTCGAAAACGGCATCATCGCCGCCGTCGGCCACTGCGTCGTGCTCGGCGACGGCGATCATCGCCTGCCCAATACCGCCAACGTCGCGTTTGCGCATCTCGACGGCGAGGCGATCCTGCATCACCTGACGGCAGCTGGCGTCGCCGCCTCGCTCGGTTCGGCCTGTGCCTCCGGCTCGATGGAGCCGTCGCATGTGCTGCGGGCCATGCAGGTCGCGCCGCAATGGCTGCGCGGCGCCATCCGTTTCTCGCTGTCGCGCGATAATACCTCCGAGGAGATCGGGCGCGTACTGGAGGTCGTTCCCTCCATCGTCGCCCGGGTGCGGGCGTCGTCGCCGTCGTGGCAGGCGCAGATCGCCTCCGACGATCCACCAGGCACAAATCCGTCAATCGCAAATCCACCAAGCACGAACCCGCCAAGCATGGAGCCGGCCCTGTGA
- a CDS encoding NifU family protein, with protein sequence MLAETDVAPKSLSADDARAEIIRAAIEEIRPNLKRDGGDCVLVGIEGNKVMVKLTGACVFCKLASATIEGIQAKIVERLGELVRLIPVAGAPGAAKAPPLKAPH encoded by the coding sequence ATGCTGGCTGAAACAGACGTCGCACCGAAGTCCCTGAGCGCCGACGACGCGAGGGCCGAGATCATCCGGGCCGCGATCGAGGAGATCAGGCCGAACCTCAAGCGCGATGGCGGCGACTGCGTCCTCGTCGGCATCGAGGGCAACAAGGTGATGGTCAAGCTCACCGGCGCCTGCGTGTTCTGCAAGCTGGCGAGCGCGACCATCGAAGGCATCCAGGCCAAGATCGTCGAGCGGCTCGGTGAACTCGTCCGTCTGATCCCTGTCGCCGGAGCGCCCGGCGCGGCCAAAGCGCCCCCGCTGAAGGCGCCCCACTGA
- a CDS encoding iron-sulfur cluster assembly accessory protein gives MINLTDSALNAVRNAITAAPNPVDGLRIMVEAGGCAGLKYNLGLVSEVDPDDTVIERDGVRVFIDNKSHEMLAGTTIDFVIALEGSGFTFDNPNAKTSCGCGKSFG, from the coding sequence ATGATCAATCTCACCGACAGCGCTCTCAATGCGGTTCGCAACGCGATCACGGCCGCGCCCAATCCGGTTGATGGCCTGCGCATCATGGTGGAGGCCGGCGGCTGCGCCGGGCTGAAATACAATCTCGGGCTGGTCAGCGAGGTCGACCCCGACGACACCGTCATCGAGCGTGACGGCGTCCGGGTCTTCATCGACAACAAGAGCCACGAGATGCTCGCCGGCACGACGATCGATTTCGTCATTGCCCTGGAAGGTTCCGGCTTCACCTTCGACAATCCGAACGCCAAGACGAGCTGCGGCTGCGGCAAATCCTTCGGCTGA
- a CDS encoding Rieske 2Fe-2S domain-containing protein encodes MSTLTETTSEVPVAYAICGMNDIPSRRAVGFQLLIEGENGPLPWPIIVVRWGKQVFGYVNRCPHHGTNLDWERGQFLDSNGTRLLCGKHGSLFDIGTGQCVDGPCKGNVLEAVRLAVIDDDICVTGVTLVEDDEDETPAAAEE; translated from the coding sequence ATGTCGACGCTCACTGAAACGACCAGCGAAGTCCCCGTCGCCTATGCGATCTGCGGCATGAACGACATTCCCAGCCGGCGGGCGGTCGGCTTTCAGCTCTTGATTGAAGGCGAGAACGGTCCGCTGCCATGGCCGATTATCGTGGTGCGCTGGGGCAAGCAGGTATTCGGTTATGTCAATCGCTGCCCCCATCACGGCACCAATCTCGATTGGGAGCGCGGCCAGTTCCTGGATTCCAACGGCACACGGCTGTTGTGCGGCAAACATGGTTCATTGTTCGACATCGGCACAGGCCAGTGCGTCGACGGACCGTGCAAGGGCAACGTGCTGGAAGCGGTGCGGCTCGCCGTGATCGACGATGACATCTGCGTCACCGGCGTCACCCTGGTCGAAGACGACGAGGACGAGACGCCGGCGGCCGCGGAGGAGTGA
- a CDS encoding sulfurtransferase: MDFAKPEALVSSDWLAEHLSDPDLRILDCTWYHTSTNIDGRTQYRGRHLPGAVHFDIDHFADKSSPLPHMLPSAAEFATKAGLLGISSDDRVVVYDRLCGGAAAARAWWMFRVFGHDKVAMLDGGFGKWAKEKKPTEMAPVRPQPRSFKATFKPALVRTLGQMMSNLASGGEQVVDARGPAKFDGTQDDVFPVNKLGHIPDAINLPWGDLVDQDSGALIAPEAIAARFAAAGVDLGRPVVATCASGITSCMLTLALYLLGHPDAAVYDGSWAEWGVAEDTPAVAAAAAA; encoded by the coding sequence ATGGATTTCGCAAAACCCGAGGCGCTGGTGAGTTCGGACTGGCTGGCGGAGCACCTGTCGGATCCGGACCTGCGCATCCTCGACTGCACCTGGTATCACACCAGCACCAACATCGACGGCCGCACCCAGTATCGCGGCCGCCATCTGCCGGGCGCCGTGCATTTCGACATCGACCACTTCGCCGATAAATCCAGCCCGCTGCCCCACATGCTGCCGAGCGCGGCGGAGTTCGCCACCAAGGCCGGCCTGCTCGGGATCTCCAGCGACGATCGCGTCGTGGTCTATGACCGGCTGTGCGGCGGCGCCGCCGCGGCGCGGGCGTGGTGGATGTTCCGCGTGTTCGGCCATGACAAGGTGGCGATGCTCGACGGCGGCTTTGGCAAGTGGGCCAAGGAGAAGAAGCCGACGGAGATGGCGCCGGTGCGGCCGCAGCCGCGCAGCTTCAAGGCGACGTTCAAACCGGCGCTGGTGCGCACGCTCGGGCAGATGATGAGCAATCTTGCGAGCGGCGGCGAGCAGGTCGTCGACGCCCGAGGGCCGGCGAAATTCGACGGCACGCAGGACGACGTCTTTCCGGTCAACAAGCTCGGCCACATCCCGGACGCCATCAATCTGCCCTGGGGCGATCTCGTCGACCAGGACAGCGGTGCCTTGATCGCCCCGGAGGCGATCGCCGCGCGCTTTGCCGCCGCCGGCGTCGATCTCGGCCGCCCCGTGGTGGCGACCTGCGCCTCCGGCATCACCTCCTGCATGCTGACGCTGGCACTCTATCTTCTGGGCCACCCCGATGCCGCGGTCTACGACGGCTCCTGGGCCGAATGGGGCGTTGCGGAGGATACACCTGCGGTCGCGGCCGCCGCGGCGGCCTGA
- the hspQ gene encoding heat shock protein HspQ, with amino-acid sequence MAMPKSLTMGRIAVAKFAIGQVIRHRSYNIRGMVFDVDPHYTETEFTHAMLLVDPQQRRDQPFYYLFADHEQTPFVAYVSEQSLEPDSSNEPIQHPNVEAMFVRDDCGVYRWRGQVMN; translated from the coding sequence ATGGCCATGCCGAAGTCGCTGACCATGGGGCGGATCGCCGTCGCCAAGTTTGCCATCGGCCAGGTGATACGGCACCGGTCCTACAATATCCGCGGCATGGTGTTCGACGTCGACCCGCACTACACCGAAACCGAGTTCACCCATGCGATGCTGCTGGTCGATCCGCAACAGCGTCGCGACCAGCCGTTCTATTATCTGTTCGCCGATCACGAGCAGACGCCGTTCGTGGCCTATGTCTCCGAGCAGAGCCTCGAGCCGGATTCCTCGAACGAGCCGATCCAGCATCCCAACGTCGAGGCGATGTTCGTCCGTGACGACTGCGGCGTCTATCGCTGGCGCGGGCAGGTGATGAATTGA
- the fdxB gene encoding ferredoxin III, nif-specific produces the protein MSNATRDGRLWQPEFLLAIDAGKCIGCGRCYKVCGREVMTLKGINEDGELVALDDDEDDEVEKKIMVMNDDGACIGCGACARVCPTNCQTHAAAQAAA, from the coding sequence ATGTCCAATGCCACCCGCGATGGCCGCCTCTGGCAGCCGGAATTCCTGCTCGCCATTGATGCCGGCAAGTGCATCGGCTGCGGCCGCTGCTACAAGGTCTGCGGCCGCGAGGTGATGACCCTCAAGGGCATCAATGAGGATGGCGAACTGGTGGCGCTCGACGACGACGAGGATGACGAGGTCGAAAAGAAGATCATGGTGATGAACGACGACGGCGCCTGTATCGGCTGCGGCGCCTGCGCTCGGGTCTGTCCGACCAATTGCCAGACCCACGCCGCGGCGCAGGCGGCGGCCTGA
- a CDS encoding CCE_0567 family metalloprotein, which yields MSDVESLKAEIKKLSAKAIQAKMDLHDLSEELPVNWQSILSVAQKTHDAFAELEAKRAVLKTLEAA from the coding sequence ATGAGCGACGTCGAAAGCCTCAAGGCCGAAATCAAGAAGCTCTCCGCCAAGGCGATCCAGGCCAAGATGGACCTCCACGACCTGTCGGAGGAGCTGCCGGTGAACTGGCAGTCGATCCTGAGCGTGGCCCAGAAGACCCACGATGCCTTCGCCGAACTCGAGGCGAAACGCGCCGTTCTCAAGACCCTCGAAGCGGCCTGA
- a CDS encoding NifX-associated nitrogen fixation protein: protein MTAVADAIEQASPAEAPFIKELIKVWRAQDSHGAWDSKPDLDLLEPYIVDKEKRRALPIIGDPDPETIWRLELFFNAVALSIERATGVMISPMLKMSHEGFGRMVLIGGRLIVVNKQLRDVHRFGFDSFAKLAEEGDKHINAGVEMIGKFRDVADY from the coding sequence ATGACTGCTGTCGCTGACGCGATTGAACAGGCTTCGCCCGCCGAAGCGCCGTTCATCAAGGAGTTGATCAAGGTCTGGCGTGCCCAGGACTCCCATGGAGCCTGGGACAGCAAGCCCGATCTCGACCTGCTCGAACCCTACATCGTCGACAAGGAGAAGCGCCGGGCGCTGCCGATCATCGGCGATCCCGATCCGGAAACCATCTGGCGCCTCGAGCTGTTCTTCAACGCCGTCGCGCTGTCGATCGAGCGCGCCACCGGCGTGATGATCTCGCCGATGCTGAAGATGAGCCATGAAGGGTTCGGCCGCATGGTGCTGATCGGTGGGCGTCTGATCGTGGTCAACAAGCAGCTGCGCGATGTGCATCGCTTCGGGTTCGACAGCTTCGCCAAGCTCGCCGAGGAAGGTGACAAGCACATCAATGCCGGCGTCGAGATGATCGGCAAATTCCGCGACGTCGCCGACTACTGA
- the nifX gene encoding nitrogen fixation protein NifX, whose protein sequence is MKIAFATQDLKRVDAHFGWAKNIAIYEVGPDGHRFLEAVQFDGDLKEDGNEDKLAPKIDAIKDCAILYVAAIGGSGAARVVANNIHPMKVNQPEEISDLLVKLEGVLKGTPPPWLRKALAKGQERTLDFDE, encoded by the coding sequence ATGAAGATTGCGTTCGCCACCCAGGATCTCAAGCGGGTCGACGCTCATTTCGGCTGGGCCAAGAATATTGCGATCTACGAGGTCGGGCCGGACGGCCACCGCTTCCTCGAAGCCGTCCAGTTCGACGGCGACCTCAAGGAGGACGGCAACGAGGACAAGCTTGCCCCGAAGATCGACGCGATCAAGGATTGCGCCATTCTTTACGTGGCTGCGATCGGCGGTTCCGGCGCGGCGCGCGTCGTCGCCAACAACATCCATCCGATGAAGGTCAACCAGCCCGAGGAGATCTCCGATCTGCTCGTCAAGCTGGAAGGTGTGCTCAAGGGCACGCCGCCGCCGTGGCTGCGCAAAGCCCTCGCCAAGGGCCAGGAACGTACTCTCGATTTCGACGAATAG